In Gossypium arboreum isolate Shixiya-1 chromosome 3, ASM2569848v2, whole genome shotgun sequence, the sequence ATGAGCAGAAAGAAAAAATCTATTTTACTAGACGGATATATACTTGTCACAAGTATGCTGaactttttctatgttttcccatATATTCAAAGAATCGTACCCTATACTTGTATTCTAATATTTATCGGACTAATTCGGTCTCTATCGAGAAGGCAATAAAAGCATTGTTTGTTCTACAAGTGGCTTAGGGTTGGGGTAGCTATCTGTCACACAAAATATACAGAATCACTAAGATAGTTTTCTCCAAGAACTTGATAAATGGCAAAATGATGCAGTTGAAGGGGGACCAAACTCACATTTCCACACCCTGACACGGCTTTAATAAAGCATGGGTATTGGGAAACGCAAGGGACCCTGGCCAATTCCAAATACTCGCAATCATTCCAAAGATTGCAGTTAACTTCACTAATGTTTCCAAAAACTCAAGTATGTTGATAAATTAATGAAAGTGGTAAGATTTAACACAGATACGATTTTTAGCAATTCAAGAACCAAAGCATGTTGTAGGATTTGAATTGAAAACAATCGCATGCCATACCACCAATATGTATTGCATAATGCAAACACTGGAAAAATATCTACCCTGTAAACAAATAAAATTTGAAAGGGTGAAAACAACAGGTCGTCATTCTTTTTATACAGAGAACAAACAAAAACAGGAATAAGTGTTTTCATAGGCTTGTCTTTGCTTTGGTAACTTCTAATCTAAGTCAAATTAACAGAAAAACAAACAATGTCTCAACAtggaaaaaagagaggaaaagttCCCAAAATctacattttcttcaaatatcCACAAAACCAAAACCTGATCTCCAGCGAAATAAGGATTCAATTTAGCTTAATCACTCACCAGAATTCTTCCTGATAAGTGCAAAGTAACCCAAAACGGCACAAACAGCAGCTACAAGGTTCCCTTCCTTTAACAAAATCTTGAACACAAACCCAACGATCTCTCTAGTAATTTTCCTTCCTTCCAGCACCAAGGTCCTCTTTGGTTTCCCAAAGAAAGCAAGCAAAACCACAACGGTGATCCAGGTGACCAAAGTGGCTGGCACAGCTACAGCCAGAGCTGCAACCATGGAGAGCAGCCCAAAAACTGCACCAAGAAGAACAGATGCATAGAGGGCAGGCCAACCAGAAGAAGAGGGTTGGGCTTGGTGTTTGTACCAAGAAAGTATCGATTTGAGGGAATTCCACAAAGAAGCTAAAAGGATTGCGTAAACTAGCACAAACAGAAATACCCATGTTCTCCTTTTGCTCATAATCGTTATAAATAACGTGTATGATGATGATGACGATGACGACGATGACGGAGGAGGAGGAAGAGGTGGTGGCGATGTTGGAGAAGTGGACGGTGGCGCTTCCATGTCTTTTCTTTCTATTCGAAGTGGCTTTGCTTAGGCTTTGATCTTTTTCTATGACTGTTCTATTTTGGTTTTAAGTTATTTTGGGGGTTTGGGATTGTTTTGTTGGAGAGTTTTGGTAGCACTCTGTGTCCGAGACTCTAAGATGAGATGATGAAAAAGTGGATACTACCAGATTTGAGCGACCCAATTAACGGGAAATACCAAGCGCGATTGGCGTCGAGGGTATTTAACTTTAGCACCTTGGCAGCGTATCATTGGGTCGTGTAGAGTACGTGCTTAGCAGATGGTGTCATGGTTTGTAATGCTTTGAGTAAACCTATGTACCCTGTAAGAGACTAAAGGGCTACCTTTACAAACATATGGAAAATGTAATTATAagtgatattttaatattattcaaaAGAAAATTGTTACCAAAAAATATCTTATTCAAAACATATATGGAAATATATTCTGATTCAAAAATATAGAGATTCAACGGCAGTCTCAAAACAATCCAGCGTCCATTCAAAATTTCCATAATCGGACGATGCCTTTTGTTTCAACTTGAAATTTCATCATTgactttattttgtttttagaaacatatatataaaattgTTCATATAAGGATGAGTAGATGATGAAGATAGGTGGTTTACTCTGTTTAAAATATAGTGTAGTTAAGAGTAATAGAAAGGAGGAAAGGAGGAAAGGTGATGTGGGTAATTAGATCATATGTCTAGGACTCGGGACTTATATACTTGTCGTCTTCTATCTTAAGGTATCATGAGTTAAATTGTTATTcgtagatcaaaggaaatcaacTTGGTGTCATAATTTATCCTAAATCATCCGTGATGGTTGAGATTTAATGTAGTAGTTAATAAATAGAACTGTTTAACAGGTAAATTGTGAGAAATTTCTTCAGAAAATCTATTCGTATCACTTTGAGGTTCGACTACTCGAATGATTATAACAATGTGTAGCAAAAGTTAAAGCGACTCAAAAATCACCCATTTTAGAATTTAAGCTTTTAGTGTTCTAGAAATCTAgaattttcactttttttttaaatttattgttttcaattaaaagaaaatgatgtAATCTAATAGGCGagagaaatttaataattatattaaattttgattaaatttaaatctaaatggACACTATTTTTTGTATTTACAAAAGTCAATactaaaactttatttaaaaaaGATCTAAATTTTTGAACATTGGCTCACTTGTGGATAACCTCTTTCATTCTTTTATTAGGCTAATCTTGCAAAAATCAGTTCCTTGATGGGGTGGCACTTTTGGCCCCTTTATTGTAAGTTTcttttcttaaaattatttttttttttgtaagaaAAACGTTGAAAAGCAATAAAGTGGGATCCAACAAAACACTTAGGCCCTACTCCATACGCCATTTATAGCCGATGTCGGTGAGAGTTCAGTAGCATGAATAATTTAGAGATGCTTTGCTTTGGTCCGGCCATTAATGGATGAACCAGCGCCACCACATTCTTGAATAATGCCTGCCTTTTTTTGTGTATCGCagttgctaaaaataaaagaaagaaagaaaggatttAGCTCACAATTAGTTCAACCACTACAATTCAcgtatatgtacatataaataaatgcTCGGTTTGACATTTCAAATGGCAGTATTTTCTACAATTCATTTCCATACCCATGATTCTACATTACACACTGCTCATGTCAGAGCATAGTGAGAGTGCAAAATGGCTATAATTGGGATGCTAAAAGGGGAAGGGATTGGCATGGCAGCAAAGCAATCCTTTGATGCTAATCATACTTCTCCCTCCATGTGTACAGTAAAAAGAAGACCCAAGAAAGAGCTAGCAAAATATCACCAGCCACTTGTCTTGGCCAATCCCAAGCCAAATCCTCTAACCTTCTCTCAAAATTAACCCTCCAAAGAGCCATTGATAAATGAATGAGTATACACCCTTTGGCGAAGAAGCTCTGGAACTCTTTATCCTTCACAAAGGCTACCATGAAAACCAAGAACCCAATCACGAAAAGAAGCAAACCAACAAAAGAATTGGATGTCTGAATCAAGAGTTGATCATGTGGGGTTGACCCTAAAAGCTTTTCAGCCGTTTCAACACCGTGAGCAAAGATGTTGATCTCGTTGAGACAGAACATGATCAAGGACCCACTCGTTATTGCGATCGCGCGCGGAGTGAAGAATGCAGATCACGAAGAACATTGACAAGCCCATTGTATTGTACCGATTTAAAACAACATCACTTACTTCGGCTGTTATATTACTTGCCTAGATCTCTTCTTTCTGTCTTTACAACTCTAAATCACAATGCGGATTTAAGGGGAAAATAATGTTGGCATTGGTGGGAGTTTCGGTGTAGCATAGCATATGGGAAGGGAATGTgagaagaaaatgagattgagaaATTCAATGAAGAGAATCTGATCTGGTATTGGGATTAAATGACTAAAGACTGAGTTGTGATGTTTGTTGGGAAgtgtgcttttttttttcttcactttTCAGGCTGTTTTGTGTTCGACGGGTTTTCTGAATTTTCTTTTGTCGGTAAAACTTTGGGTTCTTTATAATCTATGAACCCCGTTGCTGGTTTTTTTCTCCTAGGATGAGATCTCCTATCTAGTTGTGCCTTAAACGTTATTCTACTAttaatttatttgaaaataatttgAACTCTTAACTTTGGGGAATTCTCTATAGATTAGAAGTTGTTTCGCTTAAGAAGTCTactaaaattattattgaaaGTGATTGTAGAATGACTATTGAAATATTAAAAGAGAATCTCTCAAACTCTTTGTTGACGAAGCTGCTGTTCGAAAGGTTAAAATGATGCGTAGTTATTTTTAAGTAGTTAAATTCTAGTACATTCCCAGAGAAGTTAACATGGTGGTTGATTGGTTGGCGCGAATTTAACAGTATGTGAGATTGAACTTGAAATCAttgatttttctatgttttctttTAAGAAGTTGCTTCTTTCTAGAATATAAATTAAGAATTTTCACATCTAATATATTGATTTAAGGATATTTGTACTTTctcttttctattaaaaataaaaataaaaaaatgtaagtggaaattttaaaccattataattataatggaaattaattatcaaataaataattaaaaattattgatAATAAGAAAAACATTATGATAACAATTTTTAGATATAGTTAATAAGTGTGTTTATAGAACATAAagtaattgtaaaaatgtaattaTTAATATAGTGATTACACTTCAgggtaataatatattaaaataaataaacaatctaATAAAATAAAGGTCATAGTGTTTAATTAGCTAtgtaaaatttcaattttcatttttttttttggataaatAAGATTTTATTCATAAAAGGAAGAAGAAGCAAAGTTTGCTATAAAGAAATACAAAAGGCAACAAAAGCAACCACCACCTATACAATCGAACCCCAATTTCTACACACTAAATCAGTATTATTTATAGCAACCTTTGTTCTCAGTAATCGATCTCGAACAATATTCTTTAGTTGTGAAATTAAAACTTGTATTGATCTTGACGGGCCACCATGAAGTTTGTAGTTTCTTTCTTGCCAAATGAAACAAAGGAAAGCATTCCATGAAAGTTTGATAATGGTGGATTGCAAAGGTTTATGTGTTCCCACTTGCTGAATCCATTCAAGCTCTTCATGCCAAGAGCCTAACACCCTATGCATCTCACGTGCCTGTAATTTTACATAGGTAATTAAACATTATGACCTGTAATTTTTCATGCCAAGCCCTCCTTCAGCCTTGAGATGACATATCTATTCCCAACTCATTTTTGCTCCCCTTGCTGAACCTTCAGAACCTTTCCAAAGAACTGCACATCTTTAATAAACCTGGTAGGAAGAAACATAACCCTGCACTAGAAATTTTGAATACTCTTTTAATATCATTCTCAACTCACTTTTCAACCTGCCAAATATTTCAATTCACTTAATTCAATGAGATCTACTACTATATCACATATTCATATGCATAGTTACACTAAAATCTAATCACTAGGTGATGTTTTAAATATACTctgaatattaatttaatattttcttaAGAATTAATTGTCTAATATTATCAAATGATTCAATTAGATAAAAGTACAGgctaaaaacttaaaaaaaaaaaggaacaatAGTGAACATTAATAATTACAATTAGATGAATTTTCATgtcacatatatttttataagaaaaagaaaatttcttataaaattttgaatttatataactTTTGATACATTTGTGTACCCCTATCATGTTAGAAATTATTTATATCatgttttaataaaattttcaaattttattctaTCTTAAGTCATTTTGCATTTTGTACAAATTgtcataatattttaaaatttttatacaaagtttaaaatttcatataatcCTTCCCCAATCTTAAAATAAGGAGGATAAACATGTTTGAACGCATCCAAACTCATATCCTCCTACATTGAGGACAATATTAATGTTAATCGGGTTAAGACTTAATTGATATTACTATATTTCAATTTTAATGAAAATTGGTTAAGGTTTGatattaaaatatgaataattTGTTATCACAATtcaatttagaaaaaattattacgtaattatttatatatatatatatatttaaaattatgtatTTAAAAGATTGGTTTATGTGTTTACTCAAATGCTGATTTAGGATTTGCTTATGATTAATTAGAGaaacttttaaaagaaaattatttaaataattataattttaagtttaaatgatATATTAGAGGACTCGATTTGTAAATCTACTCACAAGTTAGGTTAGGATTTGTAGTTGATTCGCTCAATGACATATATTTATTTACGatgaatttagtatttatatttgaTTCACTTATAGGATAAaagttttctttttaaaaaaaaatttagggttaatatattatttaagatCTATGACTGAGTGTGTACTTTTGGCACTCGAATTTTTTATCCAATTAAATACtcatatttgataaattttataaattttgagggttaatttttttaatttttagaatttaaactaaaaggaaaaattttataaatattgaggACTGAATTTGTTGAATATCTAAAATCATTAttagataaataaaaaaaaaagcccACGTCAACTTTGTCACTCATCTAACAAGAGAATAACTGAAATGTtaagtttagtgactaaataaaaaaaataatagtttGGTGAATAAAATAGAACGCGAAATCTTCCCTCTTTGCCTTCAATTACATCTGAAAACGACTTGTAAACCTTATTATGACCGTCCCTCATTGGTTGTCCGCGGATTCCATTATCAAGAAGTGTATCCACGACTTCTTGTACCAATTTTTCTTGACACATTACTAATTCCTCTGGCGTAGATCTACTTGTTGTTAATAGATCGGTAAGAGAATTATTTCGATAGATAACTCTTCTATAGAGTTCATTAATATCCGAACTCATTAGTTTACCCCCATCTATCTGAATGATCGGTCTTAACTCGGGAGGAAGAATAAGTAATAGACATAAAACCATCCATTTTGGTTCTATATTTGTTCGAATAAAATGCTTAGCCAATTCCATGCATCTAACCAAAAAATCCTTTATTTAataactatttttgtagtttaccctaaatatTTAGGGTTTCATCATAAACTAAAGGCTTAGTAAAAAAACCttcaataaaaaataagaaaaagtcaATTGAGCCCTTATGAAGATAGTACCCCCAATTGAGCACTTAGTGACAAAAAATCAATAGATTTTTTCCGTTAAAACTATCAATTGACCGGTTTACCTCGCTAACATGGCCGACCGGATTATTATCACATGGCAACATGTTGACATGACATGCCActtcagtaaaaaaaaaaatttaaaaaaaattcaaaaaagatttttataaaataattaaaatgtacaTATAGAATAAATGTGAACATATGAGTATCCAAATTCATTTTAAATGAGtgcaaaattataaaaacttagaaacatatatacaaaattaaaaaaattctaaaaatatataaaactataTATTGAATATAGGTATTCTCAATCAAACTAATAGTGCAATAATAAATAACTTTTCTTAAAATGAAGTATTGACTGAAACAACTTAAGCTAATTCACATTAAACAACTTCGGTTGCATTATTTGAACAAAATTGTTTTAACCTTAAGTTAATAAATTAATAGTATGTTTGGTTGGATGGAATTGCTATGCCATTTCTGCCTTATTCAGCTGGCCTTCTGATGATTTATACGTTTGGTTCACCGTTTAGGTGATTCAGATTTAGCTATTTGACCATATTCCTCACCTCCTGTAATAGGTATTCAGAGTGAGGGCACCAATTGCTATTCAACACACACGCCGAATACATTTTCAGATTTTGGGACCAAAATAGCTGATTTCTTCTCCCAAAATTCTGCTCCGATTTCTTCCAACCTTTTCTCCAAATCAAGCATCCATCCATCTACCCTTCATCTTCATCTCCTCAAAGGtacgttttttttttttacttcaaccCGATGCCTTCTCTCACCCAAACCTCTCTTGCTTGCTTTGCCTCCGCCACTTTCATTCCTCCGCTCTTTCATGTCAGTCAACTGAAGTCACTAGTTCCTCCGTTCTTCTCGATAGCCTCTATCTTGTTTATGATTTCAGTTTAGGGGTTTGCCCTGTTCTGttctttttttttgcttttcttCTCTATGATTCTTGTTTATAGCAGAGAAATAACTGTTTGTCTTATTGTTACTGCTAGTGGATGTTCATTAATTTATTGATTTCGGTTCCTCTCTAATGCTTTATAGTTCATATTTAGTTCATCTGTGCCTTTTTTATGGTTCTATGTTTTGTTGACCTAGTTTAGGATATGGATTAAATTTGGGATATCTTCACATTTGGTGGTCTTTGTTGATGCTATTCTGCACTGAACCAATCTATCTCTATGTTGCTTGATTTGCTTTGTCTAAACCCTATACCAGTGGTTGCAGGTTGATAGGCCACTTGGCTTAATTACTTACTGCTTCTTGTTCCTCCTGATTACTATATTTGCTTGTAATTTCAGGTTCTTGCTTTTGTAGCCTCATTGCATTCTATTATTTCTACTAAGCACAATAACTCAGACTTGACTTACTCTCTTGCTATAGTAATCTAGAAATAGATGGAAACATATCTATGAAATGTTGTTCTGTATTTTTCTTCACAAGCACATTAATAGAAAACTGTATAatttatccggatgaagtataTATTAATAGAAAACTGTATAATTTACCCGGGTAAAGTATGTATTAATAGAAAACTGTATAATTTACCCGGGTAAAGTATGTATTAACAGAAAACTGTATAatttatccggatgaagtatgtattaatAGAAAACTGTATAATTTACCCGGGTAAAGTATGTATTAACAGAAAATTGTATAATTTAcccggatgaagtatgtattaacaGATATACTTAAGATCTagttggcacttaaaatctagttggactacCACGTAGGATTATCATTAGgagataataataacataaatgactaaaacgtaacatttcaaatataagtgactaaaatgtaacccgaggcaaacaaaagtgactatttttgtagtttatccataaataaaacattgcaatatatgtaaaatttattaatgtatatatataataaactcaaataaacaatgaaaagataataaattcttagatatatatatttgtttaatttaaaagcagcttttataaaatattttgaaatctaCCAAATAacggaaaatattttacataaattcatccaaacaccgtaaaagtaaatcatttctagaaaagtaaatcattttccataaattattttCCGGAAAATATTTTCTTGGCAAACAAACGAGCCTAAATATGTATtgaagtttaaaaataataaagcagattatatattttttatagtgttatatattttaatttttaattcatataataatagttatataatgaatgttattaaattatatttttattaaattatatttaataatagttatgttaaaatatggttaaactatttattattttattaaattattttaataataatcttattaaaatttaataacaataacaatattcATCTCC encodes:
- the LOC108465428 gene encoding uncharacterized protein LOC108465428 translates to MEAPPSTSPTSPPPLPPPPSSSSSSSSSYTLFITIMSKRRTWVFLFVLVYAILLASLWNSLKSILSWYKHQAQPSSSGWPALYASVLLGAVFGLLSMVAALAVAVPATLVTWITVVVLLAFFGKPKRTLVLEGRKITREIVGFVFKILLKEGNLVAAVCAVLGYFALIRKNSGE